The Anopheles gambiae chromosome 2, idAnoGambNW_F1_1, whole genome shotgun sequence genomic sequence GCGGACGCCGGAAGAGATGCAGCAGGACATTACGGAGCAGGAGACGGAAGCGTGATTGAAAGTGGAAGTGGCtccacacagcaacaacaacaacaataacaaccaaCAGAACATTCACACGGGACCAACCTGAGTGCAAATCCTAGTCCTAGTATGCTAACCTGAACCGCTGAAACCTGGGGGGAGGGCTGTTTGGTTTTGCTCGTGTCTCCAGGCGCCGGGCGGTCGCTGGACATGCGTACCAACAGAACGCACGCACTGTAccaaaatgtttaatttgtgtttgcctttttgaGTTTGCTTTTCATagcgcgtgttttttttccattgttGGTACCGCTTGCATGATTTTATACTAgttgtataattttaaaactgaaaCAATCACACGAACCAGGCTTCCTAAATCGATCGTAGTTTGTCGATAGTAGTAGGTACGGTGCGATCTGCGCAATTTCAGTAAGGGATGCGCAGAAATTTAAGAGGTTATTGAAGGAAACATACGTTGAATAGATCGATAAGTAAGATGGGGAAGGCTGGCAAGCTGCCCTCCTTAAGCTAACAGAGGCGagtgattttatttcaataaacaTTTGTGAGTGCATTTTGCCATTGTTGTTCAATTGTTTTATGGTTGAGAAAGACATGAAtctattttaaatgtttttttttcctttaaatTCACATAATAAATACGAGATAACCTTACGCGAAGCTTAAATTATACCAGAAGTTTCAAtccgcctaaaagtatgcaattgcATCACATGCAAAGGTACAGTGCATAGTATAATTTTAGCGCTTTGGAATTATGTTTTAGCATGTTGATGCATATCGTGTATTTACTtttagtttaatttgttttgtgttgaatGATATTTTTACTATAACAGAAAATAATTTGAGTTATTTAGGAGATGTTTATTTCAAAGTCCTTTTTTCCAcgtttttaaatctttttttctaaGATTAAAGATTCTTAattattgattatttatttacactgTTTTCGAGCTCCAGTAAACAATGTTAAGCtgcttttgaacatttttcaacTGGAAATAAACGTTTGACGAACAACTGAAATTCCGATGCTTTACTGAACATCGTTCAATCGTAACTAAACTTTTGCTATCCCAAATATTAACGTAAGTTTATATTTCCaatgttcattttttcatGATCATTCAGTAGCAATCAAATTGTTTGAGCTTCATTTTAATTAGTTTAGTAGTTATTTAATggttaattattaattttgaacATTTCAGGATAAATTactggaaaataaattaaaactatttttgtaAATGACCGATCAACTTAGTTCACTTGTTTAGTCGAATGTTTAGTTATagttgaacaatgttcaaaagcAGTTTAATATTGTTTAAAGGCCGGGGTACATTGTCCGTAATCGCTAGTGTAGTTcgaattttcactagcgcatctggcggcaaCTGGTGGAAGCTTTATTTGATCATctagggaatggtcgtgccggatcttaaattttagtaatttttcaccattttttatatgaaaatggctgaaatacttgcacaacttATTTATCTACccattacaaaacttttccagTGCAGTTTAAGTAAATACCATGggaaaataacatattttctgaagcggctccaaattatTTGGCCAAATGCTTCGCTCAGCCAGATGCACTAGTAAAAATCGAatttacactagcgagtacgaaCAATTTTTCCCGGCATTTGATGATGAATTtccgaaaaataaaaatcgtaATTAAACAAGGGTATTTTTCGTATTTCActtcaaaatttaaattacgCCAAATTGACGGATTCCGTGAACCTAGTGAAGCCACTAAATTTATAATTTGaaatgattctgactgaagaTTTCAGTGTTGTAGCTTCtagaaatgattttaaaatattaaccGAAAGGGAATTTATTAAGAATTTGACAATATATGTGTCAAATCAGAACATTTTGttaaaaacacaatgaaatttagaaaactgattttttcCGTATCCGCGTATAACAAGTTCCACGTATCTTGGGGACTACCTGTGTACGCATAGTCTTATATTAATAGGGATTGTCATTTTACTATTGGTTTCTCAATACCTTTTTATACATACAATCAATACACACATTACAAAATCGATaaatttcgtttttaaagattttatttCGGAGTCGTTTAATTGGATGCAATTCGACAGTGGCTTTCTGCACAACAAACCACGCGGAAGGTGTTGTTTTGTGGGTTGATTGGTTCGTTTGAAATCCTGCTCAATAAATTAACTTACTTCCTAGCGCGGTCGAACACGGGCCGGAAACCCATGCATCCTTGTGTGCATCGTTCAAACTGCGATGGACGTGGGGAACCTACCTAAAATCATCTAAACCTATATAGCATGCTTCGCATGTCGCCTCCCGGTGTCGCTCAGTGTCGCGAGTTCCGGATAGCATCGGCCCGGAAGAGGAACGTTTTTCGCCGCCGAATCGGTGGTCCCTGGGTGATGGCGTCCAGGTGGAACTCGGTCGACACGATCAGCTCCGGCAGCTCGGCACTATCGTTCGGTCGCACCGGTGCCATCTCCTCCACGATCGCGGGGCTTTCCATTGGTCGTTCCGGTGCGTCGGGTGTGGCTGCTTCACCTTCCGTCTGCTGGACGTCATCGACCGTTTCCGGTGTGGCGGCGGGCTGTGCCGTTTCGTCCGCCTCCACACTGACCGTATCGATCGTGTTCGATGAATCATCAGCCGGTACGGCCGAGCTCAACACCATCTCGGGCGATAGTTCGTTCACCGCATCGCTTTCCATCGTCGCTGCGTCGCTGGTCGGTTCACTATCGCTGGATGACGCATCCGATGCCGCTTGTGGCGCTTCCATATCGGTTGTTGCGCTGGTGTCCGATTCGGGTGCAAGCAGTTCGTTGTCTTCTTGGCTAGGAGCTGGAACAGCGGGATCTTGCACTAGCTCGGCAACGAGCGGTTTCAGTTCTTCCGTCTCTGCAGCGAGCTCGTGTACGATAGGTTCTAGCTCTTCCACCGCCTGCACGGCATTGATTAGCGAGTCGGCTTGGTGCTGTGTTTCGTTTTCCAGCTCCTCAGTAGCGGACGGTTCCGGATCGGTTGGGGTACTTTCAGCTTCCGTTTCGGTGTTTACAGGTTGTTCCGCTTCGACAACTTCATCCTGAGGAGTGGCATCGGAGTAATCAACAGAAGGGGCAGGCTCTGAGGACACTGTTTGTTCCTGTTCCGACTGTTGCTGTTCTTCCTGTTGGGTTGTGGGATCATCCATAACTTCAACCTCGTTCGACTCCTCTTTTTGAGTGTTGGCCGGATCCGAGCTGGTAGCTTCCGACGGCACAGCAGATGACGAAGAAGGTTCAGCCTCATCCATCACTTCCTGCGCTGAGTTCTCCGACGGTACCTCACTCTCCTCCTCAATTGGATCAAACAGATCAGCATTTACCTGGTGATGgatttcctcctcctcttgaTGCTCTTGATGCTGTTGCTCTGATTCATCGTTCACTTCCACGGCCGATTGTTCCGCTTGTTCCGATGGTTGCAGTACACTATCCTGGGAGCTCTGCTCCGAACTTGCCGCAGTGTCCTGTTCACTAGGCGCCACAGTTTCGACTGCTTTGGCAGGAGCTTGCGGTGCTTCTAGCTCCTCTGCTGGGACTGCCTGCTGTTCGGGCTGCATTTCCTCCACCTGTGGGGCTTCTTCGGCTGCCTCCGCCCCCGGAGCGGACGGCTCATATCCCTCACCTTCGGGGTAATACTGTGCGGACTCCTCGCACGGATAGCCAAGCTGTCCGTCGTGCACGCACGTTTGATACATCTGGCTGAAGACGGTACGCTCGGCACAGATGAAGCTGAACCGGGCATGATCTTGGCAACGGTGGAAAATCTATCGTGGGAGAAAAGTTTGATACTTAGTACAGTGCAGCTACATTTGGTCCACGACACACCTCAAGGTGATCGAACAAATCCTACTCCACCTTTCACCGGTGGAGGGATCATTTCCGGACCCTTTTCCCCCTCTCCATATAGAAAGGTTTGAGACCTTCCTGCTATCAATCGATCGCTATTATACCCTCTACCAAACCTGCCGCTTACCTGACAATCGTTGTCGATATCGACGTAGAACCCATCGGTACGGTTGGCGCACGCAAACGAGTGGTTAATATCGTCACGTATCTCCTCCGCCCCGGCCGGCAGCACGTAGCTGTACACTTTCACTTGTTTGCTCTGGGAAAGGGAGGTGAACGGGGAAAATAGGGTTTGCGATGATCAATTAAAACTCAACTCTTACATTTTTCGAATGCACCCGGCGTGAGGGGTACACGGGGGGAATGGGGCAGTTATCAAATAATGAAGATAATAAATGCGATATGGGAATGGATCGGCGCCAGGCCGAAACTGCGTACGTGCGTTGGAAAAgagcatttgttttttgtttttgggttcGTTGAACGTTTCTGCTTAAAACAGGCATGAAAGTGTGATGTGTCTTATCGCAACTTTGAAAGACATTTGTGAATAGACCGAGCGGGGAAATGTAAGAAAAAGTTTTGATTGCGTGGTAAGTAAAATAGCGGATAGGAGCTCATGAAACCGTTCTTTAGgcaacatgttcaaattatgTGACATAACTCAAATTGTTCGTTGATGACGATTATTGACAGAATAATCCCTCAAAATCCTTCTTCTTTTATAGTTTGTTGCAGGAACTATAGTGTTTAACAGAAGCAAAACCACCTTCATAATTCGTAGAAAATAAATGGAATATCTCAAAACAAGATTTTACTTTACTTCCTTTCAATTATTTGTTAAGATACGTCCCGATATCAAATTTGAACATAAAAGGGATTTAATCACGCTTTTCAAAAGATCTCTGGTACctttttcttaaaataaaaCTACGAATGATTTATACAAGACTTAGTTTAAGAGAATTTTGCCTAAATGATCAAATATGCTCagcttttttaataaaatcctAATAAAAATTTATCCAGTTTGGTGTATTCTACAGAACGGTCTAATTAAATGAATGTTCTCAATTTGCAAAGGCCTATAACAATTCAGGCTATTCTCTTTAAAATCAACTAGCTTCAAAACTTTTctggaacacaaaaaaacacacatttaccAAAGCATTCACGAAAAGCGCACCAACTCTTCCATTCACCTAACACATTCTGATTAATAAAAAGGCAAAAGACTCCAACACTCCAGACAACGGCAAAAACGGTAGACAACAGGATGCGATTGGAATGTCCGGTTGTTGCTGCGCCCTTTCCTTCTTATCTACCAAATCGCGCCCGGCGTGAGTCACTTACTCGGTTCGGTAGCGTTCTGGCATTGGTAAGCGTGGCCAGAACGAGCAGTACTGCTAACGGAAGTAATCGCACCATCTTGAACTTAGCACAGACCAGACCAGTGTAGACCGTGTAGATGTGGGTTGACcgattcttcttttctttccaaatGCACTGTATCCAACGGAAGTATcctttggtttttggtttgattaagCTCCAACACACTGTTTGGCCACTGTTAAATTAACATGCTACACTTTTCCTATACACCAACACGCTTGAATGGGATCACTTAGCACTAACATTAAATTCTGTGTAAAGTTCGTTTTCCACCACTATTCTTATGTCGAAGCGCGTACACGGGATACGGTGGCCTGAGTggactctctcacacacacacacacacacaaacacactctctcGTAGCAGCGCAGGTTTCAGCGGTACTCCAGTCCGGTCCCTGGTCAGGTGCAGTATGTGCGGAAAATTTGTCAAACACCACCAATTTATAGTGAAAAGCTGTTACTAATCGAAGCCGCCGCCCGCCGGTCGCGTGCATGGGCCCGGGGCAGCTCAAAATTTCGACGCCGATGGCAAGCCCGAAGGTGGCCGATCGTCCATGCCAACCGGGCAGTAGCAGCGATGAGGACGTGAGACCGCACGACCACGAGCGAACGCGGCATATCGGCG encodes the following:
- the LOC1276274 gene encoding cell surface glycoprotein 1, producing the protein MVRLLPLAVLLVLATLTNARTLPNRSKQVKVYSYVLPAGAEEIRDDINHSFACANRTDGFYVDIDNDCQIFHRCQDHARFSFICAERTVFSQMYQTCVHDGQLGYPCEESAQYYPEGEGYEPSAPGAEAAEEAPQVEEMQPEQQAVPAEELEAPQAPAKAVETVAPSEQDTAASSEQSSQDSVLQPSEQAEQSAVEVNDESEQQHQEHQEEEEIHHQVNADLFDPIEEESEVPSENSAQEVMDEAEPSSSSAVPSEATSSDPANTQKEESNEVEVMDDPTTQQEEQQQSEQEQTVSSEPAPSVDYSDATPQDEVVEAEQPVNTETEAESTPTDPEPSATEELENETQHQADSLINAVQAVEELEPIVHELAAETEELKPLVAELVQDPAVPAPSQEDNELLAPESDTSATTDMEAPQAASDASSSDSEPTSDAATMESDAVNELSPEMVLSSAVPADDSSNTIDTVSVEADETAQPAATPETVDDVQQTEGEAATPDAPERPMESPAIVEEMAPVRPNDSAELPELIVSTEFHLDAITQGPPIRRRKTFLFRADAIRNSRH